The Corallococcus silvisoli genome has a segment encoding these proteins:
- a CDS encoding enoyl-CoA hydratase-related protein, whose protein sequence is MPEFKVDARGAIEIWTIDGESRRNAISRAMLQELGQLVDRVSASRAVRAVILTGAGDKAFCAGADLKERAGMAEPEVRAFLDGLRKTFRAIEKSDCVFIAAINGAAFGGGTELALSCDLRVASPATELGLTEVKLGIIPGGGGTQRLARLIGPGRAKDLILTARRVNAAEAFSIGLVNRLAPEGHLLEVAFQLAEAVVENAPVAVATAKHAIDEGTGLELDDALALELKKYEEVLKTEDRLEGLRAFAEKRPPVYKGR, encoded by the coding sequence ATGCCGGAGTTCAAGGTCGACGCCCGCGGGGCCATCGAGATCTGGACCATCGACGGAGAGAGCCGCCGCAACGCCATCAGCCGCGCGATGCTCCAGGAGCTGGGCCAGCTGGTGGACCGCGTCTCCGCCAGCCGCGCGGTGCGCGCCGTCATCCTCACCGGCGCGGGAGACAAGGCCTTCTGCGCGGGCGCGGACCTGAAGGAGCGCGCGGGCATGGCGGAGCCGGAGGTGCGCGCCTTCCTGGACGGCCTGCGCAAGACGTTCCGCGCCATCGAGAAGAGCGACTGTGTCTTCATCGCCGCCATCAACGGCGCGGCCTTTGGAGGCGGCACGGAGCTGGCGCTGTCCTGCGACCTGCGCGTCGCCTCGCCCGCCACGGAGCTGGGCCTCACGGAGGTGAAGCTGGGCATCATCCCCGGCGGCGGCGGCACCCAGCGGCTCGCCCGGCTCATCGGCCCGGGCCGCGCCAAGGACCTCATCCTCACCGCCCGGCGCGTCAACGCGGCGGAGGCCTTCAGCATCGGGCTGGTCAACCGCCTGGCCCCGGAAGGGCACCTGCTGGAGGTCGCCTTCCAGCTCGCCGAGGCGGTGGTGGAGAACGCCCCCGTGGCCGTCGCCACCGCGAAGCACGCCATCGACGAGGGCACCGGCCTGGAGCTGGATGACGCGCTCGCGCTGGAGCTCAAGAAGTACGAGGAGGTGCTCAAGACAGAGGACCGTTTGGAAGGGCTCCGCGCCTTCGCGGAGAAGCGTCCCCCTGTCTATAAGGGCCGCTGA
- a CDS encoding TIM44-like domain-containing protein — protein sequence MPSCPPTKRPWRWLPGLLTVSTLLLLALPLVALARGGGGEHYTSGRDRGGGGGGGGGDGLPLWLLFDLVRFIFLYPKVSIPLLVIGGGIYWLYRRNLHPDATTRRALDQREAEVRTEVSGRDVQGWVNALKLKDPSFELQPTLDKVRWLFLELQQAWFRRDMTPVRPFLSDATWQRFNVQLALMQAQGVRDALADIRVLDVQLIGLHQSNWYDSIHVRVRASIRDTDVAADQTDAQAMAAASRVAPEAFTEVWTFVRKPGAQTRIGEDLFQGKCPNCGAPYNGGASNTCEFCNAVVNSGNYDWTLSEITQGVEYVRHHKQVDGLLQARAEDPALNLEMMEDRASLLFWKWIDAQSRDETARLSKVANAEALTALGAELTELRKRGRRRVFLECAVGAVDVRALEVHPESFDEAQVEIRWSARMGVGPVNERPPSLPTVPQRWVFTLRRRHGAKTNTDTGMSTDRCPQCNAPLTNSAANTCEFCGTVLGTGERDWVLASALPFESWNVHHAQRHSANVARYQQARDEDRGGFVPPPMAGDGDHVMTDVKERERLLYMMASIAAADGEVSAAERRLLKLCAERWSVPWANVEMALNAGPQLFERLMPRGSPEAEVFLRHIVEMALVDGRIDRKERRMLEIAAQHLGLESRLAAMIGDR from the coding sequence ATGCCTTCGTGCCCTCCGACGAAACGCCCGTGGCGGTGGCTGCCGGGATTGCTCACCGTGTCCACGCTGCTGCTGCTCGCCCTGCCCCTGGTGGCCCTGGCGCGAGGCGGTGGCGGCGAGCACTACACGTCCGGGCGCGACCGGGGCGGCGGCGGAGGGGGGGGCGGTGGGGACGGCCTGCCCCTCTGGTTGCTCTTCGACCTGGTGCGGTTCATCTTCCTCTACCCCAAGGTCTCCATCCCGCTGCTCGTCATCGGCGGCGGGATCTACTGGCTCTACAGGCGGAACCTGCACCCGGACGCCACCACCCGGCGCGCGTTGGATCAACGCGAAGCGGAGGTGCGCACGGAGGTGTCCGGCCGCGACGTGCAGGGCTGGGTCAACGCGCTGAAGCTCAAGGACCCGTCGTTTGAACTTCAGCCCACGCTGGACAAGGTGCGCTGGCTCTTCCTGGAGCTGCAGCAGGCGTGGTTCCGCCGGGACATGACGCCGGTGCGCCCCTTCCTGTCGGACGCGACGTGGCAGCGCTTCAACGTGCAGCTCGCCCTGATGCAGGCGCAGGGCGTGCGGGACGCGCTCGCGGACATCCGGGTGCTGGACGTGCAGCTCATCGGCCTGCACCAGAGCAACTGGTACGACAGCATCCACGTGCGCGTGCGCGCCAGCATCCGGGACACGGACGTGGCCGCGGACCAGACGGACGCGCAGGCCATGGCCGCCGCGAGCCGCGTGGCGCCGGAGGCATTCACGGAGGTGTGGACCTTCGTGCGCAAGCCCGGGGCCCAGACGCGCATTGGCGAGGACCTGTTCCAGGGCAAGTGCCCCAACTGCGGCGCCCCCTACAACGGAGGCGCGTCCAACACCTGCGAGTTCTGCAACGCGGTGGTGAACTCCGGCAACTACGACTGGACCCTGTCGGAGATCACGCAGGGCGTGGAGTACGTGCGGCACCACAAGCAGGTGGACGGCCTGCTGCAGGCCCGCGCGGAGGACCCCGCGCTCAACCTGGAGATGATGGAGGACCGCGCGTCGCTGCTGTTCTGGAAGTGGATCGACGCGCAGAGCCGCGATGAGACGGCGCGCCTGTCCAAGGTCGCGAACGCGGAGGCCCTCACGGCGCTGGGCGCGGAGCTGACGGAGCTGCGCAAGCGCGGCCGGCGCCGCGTCTTCCTGGAGTGCGCCGTGGGCGCGGTGGACGTGCGCGCGCTGGAGGTCCACCCGGAGTCCTTCGACGAGGCGCAGGTGGAGATCCGCTGGAGCGCCCGCATGGGCGTGGGCCCCGTCAATGAGCGCCCGCCCAGCCTGCCCACCGTGCCCCAGCGCTGGGTCTTCACGCTGCGGCGCCGCCACGGCGCCAAGACGAACACCGACACGGGCATGTCCACGGACCGCTGCCCGCAGTGCAACGCGCCCCTCACGAACAGCGCCGCCAACACCTGCGAGTTCTGCGGCACGGTGCTGGGCACCGGCGAGCGGGACTGGGTGCTCGCGTCCGCCCTCCCCTTCGAGTCCTGGAACGTCCACCACGCGCAGCGGCACTCCGCCAACGTGGCCCGCTACCAGCAGGCCCGGGACGAGGACCGGGGCGGCTTCGTGCCCCCGCCCATGGCGGGCGACGGCGACCACGTGATGACGGACGTGAAGGAGCGCGAACGGCTGCTCTACATGATGGCGTCCATCGCCGCCGCCGACGGAGAGGTCTCCGCCGCCGAGCGCCGCCTGCTCAAGCTGTGCGCGGAGCGCTGGAGCGTGCCGTGGGCGAACGTGGAGATGGCGCTCAACGCCGGGCCCCAGCTCTTCGAGCGCCTCATGCCGCGCGGCAGCCCGGAGGCGGAGGTGTTCCTGCGGCACATCGTGGAGATGGCCCTGGTGGACGGCCGCATCGACCGCAAGGAGCGGCGGATGCTGGAGATCGCCGCCCAGCACCTGGGCCTGGAGTCGCGGCTGGCCGCGATGATCGGGGACCGCTAG
- a CDS encoding hydroxymethylglutaryl-CoA lyase: MDPKETSRTRVGLLGQLPRRVDVYEVGPRDGLQNELRTLPTRDKARLINALVAAGEKRIEVTSFVSPKWIPQLADAEELLKLVGRREGVVFSALVPNLKGLERARAAGLEEAAVFISASEAHSKKNINKTIAEALAGAREVTAAARKAGMRVRGYLSTVWGCPYEGHVPVERVVDICRQLVDAGIYQLSLGDTIGVGTPRQTEEILGALLQHMPVDTLALHLHDTRGTALANALVGLAAGVTTFDASIGGLGGCPYAPGAAGNLATEDAVFMLHGMGVDTGIDLDKLVEAGEIAQELIGRKLAGKYLQAALGERDKKATRRAQT, translated from the coding sequence GTGGATCCGAAAGAGACATCGCGAACGCGGGTCGGCCTGCTGGGGCAACTGCCCCGCCGGGTCGACGTGTATGAGGTCGGCCCCCGCGACGGCCTGCAGAACGAGCTGCGCACGCTGCCCACCCGCGACAAGGCCCGGCTCATCAACGCCCTGGTCGCCGCGGGGGAGAAGCGCATCGAGGTGACGTCGTTCGTGTCACCCAAGTGGATCCCCCAGCTCGCGGACGCGGAGGAGCTGCTCAAGCTGGTGGGCCGCCGCGAGGGCGTCGTCTTCTCCGCGCTGGTGCCCAACCTCAAGGGCCTGGAGCGCGCGCGGGCCGCCGGTCTGGAGGAGGCCGCGGTGTTCATCTCCGCGTCGGAGGCCCACTCCAAGAAGAACATCAACAAGACCATCGCGGAGGCGCTGGCCGGGGCGCGGGAAGTGACGGCCGCCGCCCGCAAGGCCGGGATGCGCGTGCGCGGCTACCTGTCCACCGTGTGGGGCTGCCCCTACGAGGGCCACGTCCCGGTGGAGCGCGTGGTGGACATCTGCCGGCAGCTGGTGGACGCGGGCATCTACCAGCTCAGCCTGGGCGACACGATTGGCGTGGGCACGCCCCGGCAGACAGAGGAGATCCTGGGCGCGCTGCTCCAGCACATGCCGGTGGACACGCTGGCGCTGCACCTGCACGACACGCGCGGCACCGCGCTGGCCAACGCGCTGGTGGGGCTGGCCGCGGGCGTCACCACCTTCGACGCGAGCATCGGCGGACTGGGCGGCTGTCCCTACGCCCCGGGCGCCGCGGGCAACCTGGCCACCGAGGACGCGGTGTTCATGCTGCACGGCATGGGCGTGGACACCGGCATCGACCTGGACAAGCTGGTGGAGGCCGGTGAGATCGCCCAGGAGCTCATCGGACGGAAGCTCGCGGGCAAGTACCTCCAGGCCGCGCTGGGCGAGCGGGACAAGAAGGCCACCCGCCGCGCGCAGACCTGA
- a CDS encoding methyltransferase domain-containing protein, whose protein sequence is MDAFFGELYLRSTLPFLSEEVTAREAEYLSRAFADVEGPVVDLGCGHGRHAARLNAEGGLAGRVVGLELDPLSLRLRRPGFPVAQGDLRALPFQDASVGGAYAWYSTLFAFSDAEHVQVLREAARVLRPGGRLVFQTVPYERLARSPGAAFHQRLPDGSLLEEESRFDATRGRDVGQRRLTLPDGRVLRAAYAIRYYPLAELKRLLESTGFSVAWVHGGLDSRPMTPDSTDLIVGAGRG, encoded by the coding sequence GTGGACGCCTTCTTCGGGGAGCTGTACCTGCGCAGCACGCTGCCGTTCCTCTCCGAGGAGGTGACGGCCCGGGAAGCGGAGTACCTGTCCCGGGCGTTCGCGGACGTGGAGGGGCCGGTGGTGGACCTGGGCTGCGGCCACGGCCGGCACGCGGCCCGGCTCAACGCGGAAGGGGGGCTCGCTGGCAGGGTGGTGGGCCTGGAGCTGGATCCGCTCTCCCTGCGCCTGCGGCGCCCCGGCTTTCCCGTGGCCCAGGGTGACCTGCGGGCGCTGCCCTTCCAGGACGCGTCGGTGGGGGGCGCCTACGCCTGGTATTCGACACTCTTCGCCTTCAGCGACGCGGAGCACGTCCAGGTGCTGCGCGAGGCCGCCCGGGTGCTGCGGCCCGGCGGACGGCTGGTGTTCCAGACGGTGCCGTACGAGCGCCTGGCGCGAAGTCCGGGCGCGGCCTTCCACCAGCGGTTACCGGATGGGAGTCTCCTGGAGGAGGAGAGCCGCTTCGACGCGACGCGTGGGAGGGATGTGGGGCAGCGCCGGCTGACGCTGCCGGACGGGCGCGTCCTGCGAGCGGCGTACGCCATCCGTTACTATCCTCTTGCGGAACTGAAACGTCTGTTGGAAAGCACGGGCTTTTCGGTGGCATGGGTGCACGGAGGCCTGGATTCCAGGCCGATGACACCCGACTCAACCGACCTCATCGTGGGAGCTGGGCGCGGTTGA
- a CDS encoding aminotransferase class I/II-fold pyridoxal phosphate-dependent enzyme yields MSPRPVLAQRVSRFGTTVFSEFSALALKHQAVNLGQGFPDFDGPDAIKEAAWKAIQGGVNQYAPGVGARDLRVAIAEHAQRFHGHAVDPDTMVSVTSGATEAILDVILGLVDPGDEVIAFEPFYDSYDANIAFVGATPRYVPLRPPDASHATWWFDRNEVRAAFGPRTRLLILNSPHNPTGKVFTREELEFLGNLCAEHDVKVLADEVYEHIVFAPARHIRAATVPVLADRTVTVSSAGKSFSLTGWKIGWIIAPPPLRDAVQRAHQFVTFATASPFQAAMAVALRLPDSYFQELTALYTAKRERLLAGLREAGLKAYSPEGSYFILADITGYGFQDDVAFCRHLVTEVGVAGIPPSVFYGPEHRHLGQGFARFAFCKTEGVLDEAARRLREKLPALKR; encoded by the coding sequence ATGTCCCCCCGGCCCGTGCTCGCGCAGCGTGTCTCCCGCTTCGGCACCACCGTCTTCTCCGAGTTCAGCGCGCTGGCGCTGAAGCACCAGGCCGTGAACCTGGGGCAGGGCTTCCCCGACTTCGACGGCCCGGACGCCATCAAGGAGGCCGCGTGGAAGGCCATCCAGGGCGGCGTCAACCAGTACGCCCCCGGCGTGGGCGCCAGGGACTTGCGCGTCGCCATCGCGGAGCACGCGCAGCGCTTCCACGGCCACGCCGTGGATCCGGACACCATGGTGTCCGTCACCAGCGGCGCGACCGAGGCCATCCTCGACGTCATCCTGGGCCTGGTGGATCCGGGGGACGAGGTGATCGCCTTCGAGCCGTTCTACGACTCGTACGACGCGAACATCGCCTTCGTGGGGGCGACGCCGCGCTACGTGCCCCTGCGCCCGCCGGACGCGTCCCATGCCACGTGGTGGTTCGACCGCAACGAGGTGCGGGCGGCCTTCGGACCGCGCACGCGGCTGCTCATCCTCAACTCGCCCCACAACCCCACGGGCAAGGTGTTCACCCGCGAGGAGCTGGAGTTCCTGGGCAACCTCTGCGCCGAGCACGACGTGAAGGTGCTGGCGGATGAGGTGTACGAGCACATCGTCTTCGCCCCCGCGCGCCACATCCGGGCCGCCACGGTGCCGGTGCTCGCGGACCGCACAGTGACCGTGAGCAGCGCGGGCAAGTCCTTCAGCCTCACGGGATGGAAGATCGGGTGGATCATCGCGCCGCCGCCGCTGCGGGACGCGGTGCAGCGCGCGCACCAGTTCGTCACCTTCGCCACGGCGTCGCCGTTCCAGGCGGCCATGGCCGTGGCCCTACGGCTGCCGGACAGCTACTTCCAGGAGCTGACGGCGCTCTACACCGCGAAGCGCGAGCGGCTGCTCGCGGGCCTGCGCGAGGCGGGGCTGAAGGCGTACTCCCCGGAGGGCAGCTACTTCATCCTCGCGGACATCACGGGCTACGGCTTCCAGGACGACGTGGCCTTCTGCCGGCACCTGGTGACGGAGGTGGGCGTGGCGGGGATTCCGCCCAGCGTCTTCTACGGTCCGGAGCACCGGCACCTGGGGCAGGGCTTCGCGCGCTTCGCCTTCTGCAAGACGGAGGGCGTGCTGGATGAGGCCGCGCGCCGCCTGCGCGAGAAGCTGCCCGCCCTCAAGCGCTGA
- a CDS encoding phosphatase PAP2 family protein encodes MSIWSFSEGRVRPLMASSDQALVRFRQVDIVLMAACAAAVLACVGPARWAPHATRSACLFGLMGLALPVLRMLEARFPRRPLIAIAADFWLLPLSAMSHGWLGPIVDWMNPLVKDAQLVAVDQRLFGFQSAVALAHVVPPWANDVLMLCYYGHFIWPLLLGIFLYARGRGPTPGFDEYLLGLGLLLSFNYAAYSLVPAVGPRYFLIGAFDGPASRGLLLTPLLESMMRTPIYTRDCFPSGHTGVALVVLFYAFRFARRFFWVMLFPGLGLIFATLAGRFHYAIDLVCAVPLVLVVTGLALALSRAARQRAVEQGARSVPVDAIVRP; translated from the coding sequence GTGAGCATCTGGTCATTCAGCGAAGGCCGTGTGCGGCCCCTCATGGCGTCATCGGACCAGGCGCTCGTGCGCTTCCGGCAGGTGGACATCGTCCTGATGGCCGCCTGCGCGGCAGCGGTCCTGGCTTGCGTGGGGCCGGCCCGCTGGGCACCCCATGCGACCCGGAGCGCCTGCCTGTTCGGGCTGATGGGGCTGGCCCTGCCGGTGCTGCGGATGCTGGAGGCGCGCTTCCCCCGTCGGCCGCTCATCGCCATCGCGGCGGACTTCTGGCTGCTTCCCTTGTCGGCGATGTCGCACGGGTGGCTGGGGCCCATCGTCGACTGGATGAACCCGCTGGTGAAGGACGCCCAGCTGGTCGCGGTGGACCAACGGCTGTTCGGCTTCCAGTCCGCGGTGGCCCTGGCGCACGTGGTTCCGCCCTGGGCCAACGACGTGCTGATGCTCTGCTACTACGGCCACTTCATCTGGCCGCTGCTCCTGGGCATCTTCCTGTACGCGCGCGGCCGGGGGCCCACGCCGGGCTTCGACGAATACCTGTTGGGCCTGGGGCTGCTGCTGAGCTTCAACTACGCGGCGTACTCGCTGGTGCCGGCGGTGGGCCCGCGCTACTTCCTCATCGGCGCGTTCGACGGTCCCGCGTCGCGGGGGTTGCTGCTCACGCCGCTCCTGGAATCGATGATGCGCACGCCCATCTACACCCGGGACTGTTTCCCGTCCGGACACACCGGGGTGGCGCTGGTGGTGCTCTTCTACGCGTTCCGGTTCGCCCGGCGCTTCTTCTGGGTGATGCTGTTCCCCGGCCTGGGGCTCATCTTCGCGACGCTCGCGGGGCGCTTCCACTACGCCATCGACCTGGTGTGCGCGGTGCCCCTGGTGCTGGTGGTGACGGGGCTGGCGCTGGCCCTGTCCCGGGCCGCCCGGCAACGCGCGGTGGAACAGGGCGCGCGTTCCGTGCCCGTGGACGCTATCGTCAGGCCCTGA